The following proteins are encoded in a genomic region of Maribacter hydrothermalis:
- a CDS encoding glycoside hydrolase family 31 protein, giving the protein MITNTELEYKGNLYPNQIVQFTQDTDKLYFTTNNGVVLQITILRGSVIRFRYATNYNFEPDFSYAIDPKSTIGYSKLEVEENDTEYIISTARVSVLVDKKTLRTQISDLSGNIICEDELGFHWEENYEYGGNTVKMSKIAQAGECFYGMGDKAMHSNLKGKRVENWVTDQFAYGKDQDPLYKAIPFYIGLSKGNAYGVFFDNSFKTSFDFSHERRNVTSFWADGGEMNYYFIFGPDMAGVVSSYSSLTGTPEMPPMWALGFHQSKWSYYPENNVKEITKQFRDLRIPCDAIYLDIDYMDGFRCFTWDKNHFPDPKRMISELEEDGFKTVIMIDPGIKVDRDYWVYNEALENDYFCKRGDGPLMQGKVWPGECNFPDFTNPAVREWWAELYKEFMTELGVHAVWNDMNEPAVMEVPTKTAPLDTRHNYDGHPCTHRKAHNIYGMQMVRATFDGVKKYVYPKRPFVITRAAFAGTQRYSSTWTGDNVATWEHLWLANVQVQRMCLSGYSFVGSDIGGFAEQPDGELFARWVQLGIFHPFCRVHSSGDHGDQEPWSFGTEITDIVRKFIELRYQLLPYLYTMFYKYTKENMPMIQALVYYDQEDTQTHFRTDEFIFGEKILVCPIQEPNAQGRRMYIPKGNWYDFWTSEPVEGGKEKWVAAELDMLPIFVKAGAIIPKYPVQQYVEEKDIDELLLEVYYKKGTESSEIYEDANNGYDYKKGRYALSNYKLTGKEKSLTIQLFKDGSFETQYDTIRLNFHGLPFAIDTVMLDNEEVSLRNLSEIQDNILQIDKDFSLLHITGKE; this is encoded by the coding sequence ATGATTACAAATACAGAGCTTGAGTATAAAGGTAATTTATATCCAAATCAGATAGTACAGTTTACCCAAGATACCGATAAGTTATATTTTACCACTAATAACGGTGTTGTTCTGCAGATTACAATTCTTAGAGGAAGTGTAATTAGATTTAGATACGCAACAAACTATAATTTTGAGCCAGATTTTTCATATGCTATTGATCCCAAAAGTACAATAGGGTATAGCAAGTTAGAAGTTGAAGAGAACGATACGGAATATATTATTTCAACAGCAAGGGTAAGTGTATTGGTAGATAAGAAAACCCTTAGAACCCAAATTTCAGATTTATCGGGAAATATAATATGCGAAGATGAGCTTGGCTTTCACTGGGAGGAAAATTATGAATACGGCGGTAATACCGTTAAAATGAGTAAGATTGCGCAAGCAGGCGAATGTTTTTACGGTATGGGAGATAAAGCCATGCATAGTAATTTAAAGGGAAAAAGGGTAGAGAATTGGGTAACAGATCAATTCGCTTATGGAAAGGATCAAGATCCATTATATAAGGCAATTCCATTTTATATAGGCTTAAGTAAAGGAAATGCATACGGGGTTTTTTTTGATAATAGTTTTAAGACAAGTTTCGATTTTTCGCATGAGCGAAGAAATGTAACAAGTTTTTGGGCAGATGGGGGTGAAATGAATTATTATTTCATTTTTGGACCAGATATGGCAGGTGTTGTTAGTTCATATTCAAGTTTAACAGGAACTCCAGAAATGCCTCCTATGTGGGCTTTGGGCTTTCATCAATCTAAATGGAGTTATTATCCCGAGAATAATGTAAAAGAAATTACCAAGCAGTTTCGTGATTTAAGAATACCATGTGACGCCATATATCTTGATATAGACTATATGGATGGCTTTAGATGTTTTACATGGGATAAAAATCATTTTCCAGACCCAAAGAGAATGATATCGGAACTTGAGGAAGACGGGTTCAAAACCGTAATAATGATAGATCCAGGCATAAAAGTGGATCGTGATTATTGGGTGTATAATGAGGCGTTAGAGAATGATTATTTCTGCAAAAGAGGTGATGGCCCTTTAATGCAAGGAAAGGTTTGGCCAGGCGAGTGTAATTTTCCAGACTTTACAAACCCTGCTGTACGCGAGTGGTGGGCGGAATTATATAAGGAGTTTATGACGGAGTTGGGTGTACATGCCGTTTGGAATGACATGAACGAACCTGCTGTAATGGAGGTGCCAACAAAAACGGCACCTTTAGATACAAGACATAATTATGACGGCCACCCATGTACCCATAGAAAAGCCCATAATATTTATGGTATGCAAATGGTTAGGGCAACTTTTGATGGTGTAAAAAAATATGTATATCCCAAACGCCCATTTGTAATTACGAGAGCAGCTTTTGCAGGTACACAACGATATTCATCAACTTGGACAGGGGATAATGTAGCGACATGGGAGCATTTATGGCTTGCAAATGTGCAAGTGCAACGAATGTGTTTAAGCGGATATTCTTTTGTGGGTTCTGATATAGGTGGATTTGCAGAGCAACCAGATGGAGAGCTATTTGCTAGATGGGTGCAGTTGGGTATTTTTCACCCATTTTGTAGAGTACACTCAAGCGGTGATCACGGAGATCAAGAGCCTTGGTCTTTTGGGACAGAAATTACAGACATTGTAAGGAAGTTTATAGAATTACGTTATCAGTTATTACCCTATTTATATACCATGTTTTATAAATATACCAAAGAAAATATGCCAATGATACAAGCTTTGGTTTATTATGATCAAGAAGATACACAAACTCACTTTAGAACAGACGAATTTATTTTTGGCGAAAAAATATTAGTATGTCCAATTCAAGAGCCTAATGCACAAGGTCGTAGAATGTATATTCCTAAAGGAAATTGGTATGATTTTTGGACTAGTGAACCCGTAGAAGGAGGTAAGGAAAAATGGGTAGCTGCTGAATTAGATATGTTGCCAATTTTTGTAAAAGCAGGGGCTATTATTCCTAAATATCCTGTACAACAATATGTTGAAGAAAAAGATATTGATGAACTTTTGTTAGAAGTTTATTATAAAAAAGGGACAGAGTCCTCTGAGATATATGAAGATGCCAATAATGGGTATGATTATAAGAAAGGAAGATACGCTTTAAGTAATTATAAACTAACCGGTAAAGAAAAATCGTTAACAATTCAACTTTTTAAAGATGGTAGTTTTGAAACGCAGTATGATACAATTAGACTTAATTTTCATGGATTACCTTTTGCAATTGATACCGTAATGTTAGATAATGAGGAAGTATCATTAAGAAATTTAAGTGAAATTCAGGATAATATTTTGCAAATAGACAAAGATTTTTCGCTATTACATATAACCGGAAAAGAATAA
- the glgB gene encoding 1,4-alpha-glucan branching protein GlgB, with translation MPNVIVHTLFTDFDIDLFKSGKHYRLYEKLGSHLIEVDSVAGTYFAVWAPSAKSVSVVGNFNSWNVEEHQLNVRWDSSGIWEGFIPNVGKGEVYKYKIQSNNNDIWTEKADPFAKYCEHPPNTASIIWTSEHTWKDKAWMGYRKDKNGLDKPYSVYEVHLGSWKKNVENKFLTYKEFAKDLVSYVKEMGYTHVEFMPVMEYPYDPSWGYQLTGYFAPTSRFGAPEDFKLLVDTFHQNDIGVILDWVPSHFPEDAHGLGFFDGSNLYEHPDRRKGYHTDWKSLIFNYGRNEVRAFLISNALFWLDQFHIDGLRVDAVASMLYLDYSREDGEWEPNMYGNNENLEAISFLRELNEAVYSNFEGVQTIAEESTAFTGVSKAVEFGGLGFGMKWMMGWMHDTLQFFKKEAIYRKHHMNDLTFGMTYTFTENFMLPFSHDEVVYGKQSLVYRMPGDEWQRFANLRLLFGYMFTHPGTKLMFMGGEFGQTEEWNFEQSLDWHLLQYEGHKGIQDFVKDLNHLYKGSPALYEKQFSPEGFQWIDYSDHENSILTYIRKGHDKENDLIIACNFTPVPRENYRIGIPKKGKIKEILNSDDKKYGGGGNLNKTIKTTTKPSHGHKKSIEITIPPLGIVILR, from the coding sequence ATGCCTAACGTAATAGTTCATACTTTATTTACAGATTTTGACATAGACCTTTTTAAAAGTGGTAAGCACTATCGACTTTATGAAAAGCTAGGCTCACACTTAATAGAAGTTGATAGTGTGGCCGGAACATATTTTGCGGTATGGGCACCTTCGGCAAAATCTGTTTCAGTTGTTGGAAATTTTAATTCTTGGAATGTTGAGGAGCATCAATTAAATGTTCGATGGGATTCTAGTGGTATATGGGAAGGTTTTATACCCAATGTTGGCAAAGGCGAGGTGTATAAGTACAAAATACAATCTAACAATAACGATATATGGACAGAAAAAGCTGATCCATTTGCTAAATATTGTGAGCATCCGCCCAATACGGCATCCATAATATGGACTTCGGAACATACGTGGAAAGATAAAGCCTGGATGGGCTATAGAAAAGATAAGAATGGATTGGACAAGCCCTATTCCGTTTACGAAGTACATTTGGGATCATGGAAGAAAAATGTTGAAAATAAGTTTTTGACCTATAAAGAGTTTGCAAAAGACTTGGTGTCTTATGTAAAGGAAATGGGGTATACCCATGTGGAGTTTATGCCTGTAATGGAGTACCCGTATGATCCGTCTTGGGGTTATCAACTAACAGGATATTTTGCGCCTACATCTAGATTTGGTGCACCAGAAGATTTTAAATTGTTGGTAGATACTTTTCATCAAAATGATATTGGTGTAATTTTAGATTGGGTACCCTCGCATTTTCCAGAAGATGCGCATGGACTTGGTTTTTTCGATGGCTCTAATTTATATGAACATCCAGATAGAAGAAAAGGTTACCATACCGATTGGAAAAGTCTAATCTTTAATTATGGTAGAAATGAAGTTAGGGCATTCTTAATTAGTAATGCCTTATTCTGGTTAGATCAGTTCCATATAGACGGTTTGCGTGTAGATGCAGTTGCCTCTATGCTATATTTAGATTATTCTAGAGAAGATGGTGAATGGGAACCAAATATGTATGGCAATAATGAAAATTTAGAAGCGATATCATTTTTAAGGGAATTGAATGAGGCGGTATATTCGAATTTTGAAGGTGTGCAGACCATTGCAGAAGAATCAACTGCGTTTACAGGGGTTTCCAAAGCGGTTGAGTTTGGTGGCTTAGGATTTGGTATGAAATGGATGATGGGTTGGATGCATGATACATTACAATTCTTTAAGAAAGAAGCCATATATAGAAAGCATCATATGAATGATCTTACTTTTGGTATGACGTATACATTTACAGAAAATTTTATGTTGCCTTTTTCTCACGATGAGGTTGTATATGGTAAACAGTCTTTAGTGTATAGGATGCCAGGAGATGAATGGCAACGATTTGCCAATTTAAGGCTATTATTTGGGTATATGTTCACGCATCCAGGCACAAAACTGATGTTTATGGGCGGTGAATTTGGGCAAACGGAAGAATGGAATTTTGAGCAAAGTTTAGACTGGCATTTATTGCAGTACGAAGGTCATAAAGGTATTCAAGATTTTGTAAAAGACTTAAATCATTTATATAAAGGTTCGCCAGCGTTATACGAGAAGCAATTTAGTCCCGAAGGTTTTCAATGGATAGATTACAGCGATCATGAAAATTCTATATTAACCTATATTCGTAAAGGGCATGATAAAGAGAACGATTTAATTATTGCTTGTAATTTTACACCGGTACCACGAGAAAATTATAGAATTGGGATACCAAAAAAAGGAAAAATTAAAGAAATATTAAATAGTGATGATAAAAAATACGGCGGCGGCGGAAATTTAAATAAGACAATAAAAACTACCACTAAGCCGTCACACGGGCATAAAAAGTCTATTGAAATTACGATTCCACCTTTAGGTATTGTAATACTCAGATAA
- a CDS encoding collagen-like protein has protein sequence MRKLNLLLGVLITIFLISCEGPQGPAGYDGFDGLDGLNGADGADGVNILGKVMDIEGTFTLDNDYSIFYEFPQSVEVFETDVVLVYLLWDETVDGNGDLVDIWRLMPQTRILDQGLLQYNFDHTFFDVNIFLESDFDLATLPAGDTNNQVFRIAVLPAESTTGKLDTSDINSVMAHLGVTEENVQKIKLD, from the coding sequence ATGAGAAAACTGAACTTATTATTAGGCGTATTAATAACTATATTTTTAATTTCCTGTGAAGGCCCACAGGGACCTGCTGGTTATGACGGATTTGATGGTCTTGACGGATTGAATGGTGCAGACGGTGCGGATGGAGTTAACATTTTAGGAAAGGTGATGGATATAGAAGGTACTTTTACCTTGGATAACGATTATTCAATCTTCTATGAATTTCCTCAAAGTGTTGAAGTATTTGAAACAGATGTAGTACTTGTGTATCTTTTATGGGACGAAACCGTTGATGGTAATGGCGATTTAGTAGATATTTGGAGATTAATGCCGCAAACAAGAATATTAGACCAAGGGCTTCTTCAATACAATTTTGATCATACTTTTTTTGATGTCAATATTTTCTTAGAATCTGATTTTGATTTAGCTACCCTGCCTGCCGGCGACACGAATAATCAAGTATTTAGAATTGCTGTTTTACCAGCTGAATCTACAACGGGTAAATTGGACACTTCAGATATTAATTCAGTAATGGCACATTTAGGTGTTACTGAAGAAAACGTTCAGAAAATAAAATTGGATTAA
- the msrB gene encoding peptide-methionine (R)-S-oxide reductase MsrB — protein sequence MKINIVIVLLVLFVSCKGTSQEKEIVTENKVEQKKEFVVQKTNAEWKKELTDAQYYVLREAATENPFTSELLKNNKKGTYVCAACATPLFKSYTKFDSGTGWPSFYEEIEGNVAYDVDYKIGYKRTEEHCATCGGHLGHVFEDGPEPTGLRHCINGVALNFVPAE from the coding sequence ATGAAAATAAATATTGTAATTGTACTTTTAGTACTTTTTGTAAGCTGCAAAGGTACTTCTCAAGAAAAAGAAATAGTGACCGAAAATAAGGTTGAACAGAAAAAAGAATTTGTTGTTCAAAAAACAAATGCTGAATGGAAGAAAGAATTGACTGATGCTCAATATTATGTATTACGTGAAGCTGCCACTGAAAACCCTTTTACTAGTGAACTTTTAAAAAACAATAAAAAAGGCACTTATGTTTGCGCAGCATGTGCTACTCCATTATTTAAAAGTTATACAAAATTTGATTCTGGTACCGGATGGCCAAGTTTTTATGAAGAAATTGAAGGTAATGTAGCGTATGATGTGGATTATAAAATTGGTTACAAAAGAACTGAAGAACATTGTGCTACTTGTGGCGGGCACTTAGGCCATGTATTTGAAGATGGTCCAGAGCCAACCGGTTTACGCCATTGCATAAATGGTGTTGCCTTAAACTTTGTCCCTGCCGAATAA
- the lpdA gene encoding dihydrolipoyl dehydrogenase, with protein sequence MNTFDIIVLGSGPGGYVTAIRASQLGFKTAIIEKENLGGVCLNWGCIPTKALLKSAQVFEYLKHADDYGIKVDNVDKDFDAVVKRSRSVADGMSKGVQFLMKKNKIEVINGYGTLKPGKKISVKAEDGTVTEYSANNIIIATGARSRELPSLPQDGKKIIGYREAMTLDKQPKKMIVVGSGAIGIEFAYFYNSMGTEVTVVEYLPNIVPVEDEDVSKQLERSFKKAGVKIMTSAEVTSVDTSGSGVKATVKTAKGEEILEADIVLSAVGIKTNIENIGLEDVGIATDRDKILVNDYYQTNIPGYYAIGDVTPGQALAHVASAEGILCVEKLADMHVEPLDYGNIPGCTYCSPEIASVGLTEKQAREKGIEIKVGKFPFSASGKAKASGASDGFVKVIFDAKYGEWLGCHMIGAGVTDMIAEAVLGRKLETTGHEVLKAVHPHPTMSEAVMEAVAAAYDEVIHL encoded by the coding sequence ATGAACACTTTCGACATTATTGTTCTAGGTAGTGGTCCTGGTGGATATGTAACCGCTATCAGGGCTTCTCAATTAGGTTTTAAGACCGCCATTATAGAAAAAGAAAATCTTGGAGGCGTTTGCTTAAATTGGGGTTGTATACCTACCAAAGCCTTATTGAAATCTGCACAAGTATTTGAGTACCTGAAACATGCAGATGATTACGGTATAAAAGTGGACAATGTCGATAAAGATTTTGATGCTGTTGTTAAAAGAAGTCGTAGTGTTGCAGACGGAATGAGCAAAGGTGTCCAGTTCTTAATGAAAAAGAATAAAATTGAAGTTATCAACGGCTATGGTACTTTAAAACCTGGCAAAAAAATATCGGTCAAAGCTGAAGATGGTACAGTTACCGAGTACAGTGCTAACAACATTATTATTGCAACTGGTGCTAGAAGTCGCGAGTTACCTAGCTTACCACAAGATGGTAAAAAAATTATAGGGTACAGAGAAGCAATGACCTTAGATAAGCAACCTAAGAAAATGATCGTTGTAGGTAGTGGAGCAATAGGTATTGAATTCGCTTATTTCTATAATTCTATGGGAACAGAAGTAACTGTTGTTGAATATTTACCAAATATTGTTCCTGTTGAAGACGAAGATGTATCCAAACAATTAGAAAGAAGCTTTAAAAAAGCCGGTGTTAAAATTATGACCTCGGCAGAAGTTACTTCCGTTGACACTTCTGGCTCTGGTGTTAAGGCCACAGTTAAGACTGCAAAAGGTGAAGAGATTTTAGAAGCCGATATTGTCCTTTCTGCTGTTGGTATTAAAACTAATATTGAAAACATAGGTTTAGAAGATGTTGGTATTGCTACTGACCGCGATAAAATTTTAGTAAACGATTATTACCAAACCAACATACCTGGTTATTATGCAATCGGTGATGTAACTCCAGGGCAGGCGCTAGCACATGTTGCTTCTGCTGAAGGCATATTATGTGTTGAAAAGTTAGCGGACATGCATGTTGAACCATTAGATTATGGCAATATCCCTGGATGTACGTATTGCTCTCCAGAAATTGCTTCAGTTGGTTTAACTGAAAAACAAGCAAGAGAAAAAGGTATTGAAATTAAAGTTGGTAAATTCCCATTTTCTGCTAGTGGAAAAGCAAAAGCTTCCGGCGCATCAGACGGGTTCGTTAAAGTTATTTTTGACGCCAAATATGGCGAATGGTTAGGTTGCCATATGATTGGAGCTGGTGTTACAGACATGATTGCTGAGGCAGTTTTAGGTCGTAAGCTAGAAACTACCGGTCATGAAGTATTAAAAGCTGTTCACCCACACCCTACTATGAGTGAGGCTGTTATGGAAGCAGTTGCGGCAGCGTATGATGAGGTTATCCATTTATAA
- a CDS encoding DUF3817 domain-containing protein: MLKLFRATAILEGISYLALFGVTMPLKYWAEIPGPNKLVGYAHGVLFIAFIVLTLIVGLKHKWSIKKLFIFGIASLLPFATFYVEEKYLRTEETT; the protein is encoded by the coding sequence ATGTTAAAATTATTTCGAGCAACGGCAATTTTAGAAGGAATCTCATATTTGGCGTTGTTCGGGGTAACCATGCCATTAAAATATTGGGCAGAAATTCCTGGTCCAAATAAATTGGTTGGTTACGCCCATGGTGTGCTATTTATTGCTTTTATTGTACTTACCTTAATAGTAGGTCTTAAGCACAAATGGAGCATTAAAAAGTTATTTATTTTCGGGATAGCATCACTATTGCCATTCGCTACTTTTTATGTTGAAGAAAAATATTTAAGAACTGAAGAAACTACTTAA
- a CDS encoding PQQ-dependent sugar dehydrogenase: MKKISFILFNICALLILSCSDKDELALAPIVDDSITLISAFPNLTFSNPLDLQSPLDGSNRIFVAEKGGVIKVFNNDTTEEETSIFLDISSRIATASELGLLGFAFHPDYKTNGFLYVTYTPSQGLAVVSRFKVSETDANMVNEPSETILLEIPQPATNHNGGQLAFGPDGYLYIASGDGGGTGDPDGNAQNLENLLGKILRIDVDSQDANLNYAIPTDNPFVENENARGEIYAYGLRNPWRFSFDLQTNTIWTADVGQDEKEEINLIAKGGNYGWNILEGTSCYLETNCDTDGLIEPFYEYGHSANDKSVTGGYVYRGNELPELKGYYIYGDFISGRIWALDQAGNNKLLLETGLSISSFGIDANNELYVCSFDGKINKFSASAEF, from the coding sequence ATGAAAAAAATTAGTTTCATTTTATTTAATATATGTGCTCTTTTAATACTATCGTGTAGTGATAAAGATGAACTTGCACTAGCTCCTATAGTTGATGACTCCATCACTTTAATAAGTGCATTTCCAAATTTAACTTTTTCAAACCCTTTAGATTTGCAATCTCCTCTCGATGGCTCTAATAGAATTTTTGTTGCTGAGAAAGGTGGTGTAATTAAGGTGTTTAATAATGATACCACTGAGGAAGAAACTTCAATATTTTTAGATATATCTTCAAGAATTGCAACAGCAAGTGAATTAGGGCTTTTAGGTTTTGCATTTCATCCGGATTATAAGACCAATGGTTTTTTATATGTTACCTATACCCCAAGCCAGGGTTTAGCAGTCGTATCTCGTTTTAAAGTATCGGAAACCGATGCTAATATGGTAAACGAGCCTAGTGAAACAATTTTATTAGAAATTCCTCAACCGGCAACAAACCATAATGGTGGTCAATTGGCTTTTGGTCCCGATGGTTATTTATATATAGCCTCTGGTGATGGCGGAGGAACAGGTGATCCGGACGGTAATGCTCAGAATTTAGAAAATTTACTTGGAAAAATATTACGTATTGATGTAGACAGTCAAGATGCTAATCTAAATTATGCTATACCTACGGATAACCCCTTTGTAGAAAATGAAAATGCGCGAGGTGAGATTTATGCATACGGATTAAGAAATCCATGGCGATTTAGTTTTGATTTGCAAACAAATACAATTTGGACCGCTGATGTAGGCCAAGATGAGAAAGAGGAAATTAATTTGATAGCGAAAGGTGGTAATTACGGTTGGAATATTCTTGAAGGTACTTCTTGTTACCTGGAAACTAATTGTGATACGGACGGTTTAATTGAACCATTTTATGAATACGGCCACAGTGCTAATGATAAATCTGTTACGGGTGGTTATGTATATAGGGGCAATGAATTGCCAGAATTAAAAGGATACTATATCTACGGCGATTTTATTTCTGGTAGAATTTGGGCTTTGGATCAAGCCGGTAATAACAAATTATTATTAGAAACAGGATTAAGTATTTCGTCTTTCGGGATTGATGCCAATAACGAATTGTACGTTTGTAGTTTCGATGGAAAGATTAATAAGTTTTCTGCTTCTGCAGAATTTTAA
- the aroQ gene encoding type II 3-dehydroquinate dehydratase, whose translation MRIIIINGPNLNLLGKREPEVYGAETFEDYFSKLQFKFKDVELEYFQSNIEGELISKIQEIGFTYDGIVLNAAAYTHTSVGIGDAVKAVTTPVIEVHISNTHRREEFRHVSYISAPASGVILGFGLKSYDLAIESFLF comes from the coding sequence ATGAGAATTATCATTATAAATGGCCCTAATTTAAATCTTTTAGGAAAAAGAGAGCCAGAGGTCTATGGAGCCGAAACTTTTGAAGATTACTTTTCAAAACTTCAATTTAAATTCAAAGATGTTGAGCTAGAATATTTTCAATCTAACATTGAAGGTGAGCTAATTTCAAAAATTCAGGAAATAGGTTTTACATATGATGGTATTGTTTTAAATGCTGCGGCATACACCCATACTTCAGTTGGTATTGGTGATGCTGTAAAAGCAGTTACAACTCCGGTGATTGAGGTTCATATTTCCAATACCCATAGGCGAGAAGAGTTTAGACATGTCTCTTACATTTCTGCACCAGCTAGTGGCGTTATCCTTGGTTTTGGATTAAAAAGCTACGATTTAGCTATTGAGAGTTTTTTATTTTAA
- a CDS encoding outer membrane beta-barrel protein, whose protein sequence is MKKTLLLIVLTTFTSQIFAQEGFKMGIQAGLPFNDFNDAVSVVVGADVSYMYPLGEIVDIGPAVGFIHGFAETFQSFEVRSDLKPVQFAPVSAGLRFWTSNDFSFGGNVGYAFGVSDNVEGGLYYRPTIAFLMSSSVEVNLSYTAIELEESSWNTLTLGIVYNFEPKYRTRR, encoded by the coding sequence ATGAAAAAAACCTTGTTGTTAATAGTATTGACCACTTTTACGAGCCAGATTTTTGCCCAAGAAGGGTTTAAGATGGGAATACAAGCGGGACTTCCGTTTAATGATTTTAATGATGCAGTTAGTGTCGTTGTAGGTGCAGATGTCTCATATATGTATCCTTTAGGGGAGATTGTAGACATTGGGCCTGCAGTAGGTTTTATTCATGGGTTTGCAGAAACTTTTCAGTCTTTCGAAGTACGTAGTGATTTAAAACCAGTACAATTTGCACCAGTTTCGGCAGGCTTGCGCTTTTGGACTTCAAACGATTTTTCATTTGGTGGTAACGTAGGTTATGCTTTTGGGGTAAGTGATAATGTTGAAGGTGGTTTATATTATAGACCAACTATTGCATTTTTAATGAGTTCTAGTGTAGAAGTCAACCTTTCTTATACAGCTATTGAATTAGAAGAATCCTCATGGAATACTTTAACCCTTGGTATTGTATATAATTTTGAACCAAAGTATAGAACGCGTCGTTAA
- the xerD gene encoding site-specific tyrosine recombinase XerD, whose protein sequence is MNWKHALKDYTVYLKLERGLSKNSIQSYTQDIEKLMFFLSSNSIAVTPLKIDKEIVQQFIYDIAKNVNPRSQARIISGLKSFFNYLIFEDLRNNNPLDLIESPKIGRKLPDTLSENEIDKLIQAIDLSTNEGERNRAMLETLYGCGLRVSELIDLKLSDLFFDEDFIKVTGKGDKQRFVPVSDINKKYINIYRNEIRVHLKIKEGFQDILFLNRRGKQLTRAMIFTIVKNLAVTIGLQKNISPHTFRHSFATHLLENGADLRAIQQMLGHESITTTEIYMHVDRSHLAEVMNNFHPRKNH, encoded by the coding sequence ATGAATTGGAAACATGCGCTAAAAGATTATACCGTATATCTTAAATTAGAAAGAGGTCTATCTAAAAACTCAATACAAAGTTACACACAGGATATTGAAAAATTAATGTTCTTTTTAAGTAGTAACTCTATAGCCGTGACGCCTCTTAAAATAGATAAAGAAATTGTTCAACAGTTTATTTATGATATTGCTAAAAATGTAAATCCAAGGTCACAAGCAAGAATAATATCAGGCCTTAAAAGTTTTTTTAATTATTTAATTTTTGAAGATTTACGAAACAACAATCCGTTAGATTTAATTGAATCCCCAAAAATAGGCAGAAAACTACCCGATACTCTTTCTGAAAATGAAATAGATAAATTGATTCAAGCAATTGATTTAAGTACCAATGAAGGAGAACGCAACCGTGCCATGCTTGAAACTTTGTATGGCTGTGGTCTTCGTGTATCTGAATTAATCGACCTTAAACTGTCTGACCTTTTTTTCGATGAAGATTTTATAAAAGTTACTGGTAAAGGTGACAAACAACGATTTGTACCCGTAAGTGATATTAACAAAAAATATATAAACATCTATAGAAACGAAATTAGGGTTCATTTAAAAATCAAAGAAGGATTTCAAGATATTTTATTCTTAAACAGAAGAGGTAAACAATTGACACGAGCCATGATTTTCACCATTGTAAAGAATTTGGCTGTTACAATTGGGTTACAGAAAAATATTAGCCCACATACTTTTAGACATTCTTTTGCTACTCATTTATTAGAAAATGGTGCCGACCTAAGAGCTATTCAACAAATGTTAGGGCATGAAAGCATTACGACCACAGAAATATATATGCATGTAGATCGGTCGCATTTAGCAGAAGTCATGAACAATTTTCATCCAAGAAAAAATCATTAG